In Patescibacteria group bacterium, the genomic window GTGCTGCGTCACCTATCTTGTATCTGATAAAAGGGAATACATAATTATTCAAGTTTGTAACAATGATCTCTCCAGTTTCGTTGTTCTTTGCATATCTTCCACCCTTTAAATATTCAAAATAATAGTTATAGATATCCATATGATATCCATTTTGAAATTTACATTCAGATCCCATACGCATACATTCAGAGGCACTATAATCCAAATAGACAGGGCAATTGAAAATTTTAGAGATAAAACCTCTTTGTTGTTTAAGTAAACCCTCCCCAATAGTAATTACATACTGCATGTTTAACGTAGTGTTACAACTGGAGAGATACCCTGCAAGCGATAAAATCGATGACGAATATCCATATATACTTTCAATTTTGTTCTCTCTGATTATTCTAACAAGGTCATTAATATTTTTACGTATAATATTATGTGCATTTATGCCAATAATTTCTGAGAGAAACAAGTATTTTAGACGATCCCGTCCTCTTCTTGGAATGTTCGCTTTTAAATTCTTGACTTCATTTCTTGGTTCTGTCTTTATTTCCATCTCATTTATCTTCTTGAATGGATTGATTCCCATCGATTCTTTATTTAGTACATAAGCTGCAAATAAATATGGGCTTTCCCTAATTCTATCAACATAAAATTTAAATGGTTCACCTGAAGAACCAGAAGTACAAGACACAATACAATCTTTTTCATCAGTGTCCTTTGATATAATTTTTTCAAAATATTCTCTATATGTTTTTTTTTCAGTCGTCGGAAGTTTCAACATATCCGCTGGTTTTTTTATATCATTAGGTTTTAGATTTACGGATTCAAAATAATCTCTATAAAATTCATTGTTATTAAAAACATAATCTAGGAGTTTTTTAAGTCTTTCCCATTGAATTTTTTTAATTTTGCCTAAAGGAAGTTTTCTAATATCTCTTTGTATCTGTAAATTATTATTTTTGAAAAACTTCCAGTAGTTTTCAAGGATGATTTTCATTTTTCTCTCTACTTTTAATTTATTTATATTAGGTTATATATTATCTATTCTTATTATATCATTATATATTAATT contains:
- a CDS encoding phenylacetate--CoA ligase family protein yields the protein MKIILENYWKFFKNNNLQIQRDIRKLPLGKIKKIQWERLKKLLDYVFNNNEFYRDYFESVNLKPNDIKKPADMLKLPTTEKKTYREYFEKIISKDTDEKDCIVSCTSGSSGEPFKFYVDRIRESPYLFAAYVLNKESMGINPFKKINEMEIKTEPRNEVKNLKANIPRRGRDRLKYLFLSEIIGINAHNIIRKNINDLVRIIRENKIESIYGYSSSILSLAGYLSSCNTTLNMQYVITIGEGLLKQQRGFISKIFNCPVYLDYSASECMRMGSECKFQNGYHMDIYNYYFEYLKGGRYAKNNETGEIIVTNLNNYVFPFIRYKIGDAALLSNRLCKCGNNLPMVKEIHGRITDIIITPNKKEISSGLINVPFEHLHRYIRQYQVIQVNDDELLLKIVPTNMMTKEKLNDIKKYIFDLTDKSMKVTVKLVEEIAVGESGKKRVVISKKEYQKMKNDGRKQ